Genomic DNA from Equus asinus isolate D_3611 breed Donkey chromosome 10, EquAss-T2T_v2, whole genome shotgun sequence:
TCAGCCTGGTAGGGAAGACTAACAGACCATAGCAGGTCAGGGAACTAGGGGAAAGTGttgaaatgtcttaatttcttttcatgtgctagAACTAAACTAGGTGGACAATATGGTGAGGGGTTCAACTAACAGGTGGAGTGAATGAAGGAAACTAAAAATATCCACTGAGCATATGCCCTTTAGAGAAGGCTCTATAATGAAATAATGCAAAGGGAGGGCTAGGTAGATGGAGCCAACTATAACTGATAGGAGAACCGTGGTAGCTGCCTGCCATGTGAGCAGAAGTTGCTGAGATGCCTACAGAGCCATTAGAGTCACCTACGTGCAAAGGAGGCTCCCCATGTTGGGCTGAATTTAAGTGGTATGAAAACTTTTCCTAGGCTACCACCCAGAATGCCCAGTGTGATCTCTGGGTCAAGCCAGCCCACAACAAGAATTTAAAGTGAACTTGACAACTCAGAATCTTTAGGAAAAGCCAACCAGTCACTGTTAAGCATGGACAAAAAAACCTCCCCTGAAAGTTTTCTTTGCCTCAAACACTCAGCTGGCCATTGCCCTGTGACCTGAAGGAATTAAAAACCATATCAAAAAAGTCACCgtgcttttcctcttcctcctcccttccctttccttcctgaaCAATTTAGTCCAAAAGCCATTAGGTGGGGCTGAACAAATGGGTGCCtacagtgggggtgggaggagccaCAGTGGCCCAGAGTGGTGTGCTGGAGTCAGAACAGGGTGTGTAGGGGGGAGCAGTGGCCCAGGGCAGGGTATTGGAGTCCAAGTTGGGTAAGGAGGATGTTGGTGAAGGCGGACAGCAGTGGCCACCCAGATAGGGATGTTGGAGCCCATGTTTGGTGAGGAAAACAGGCGATTGTTTACATAAGGGGAGGGAGATTgatcaaataataaatatattgagGATAATAGGAACCAGGTATCTTGTTGTCAAGAAGGAGGTTATaaatatggaaagagagaaaatgaacccTGTGGTATTTGATTAGAATTCAAGGTATTAGGTATTAGGATGAGCTGATGGTTTTCAAGATAGATGAATAGGTAGGGAGGTAGGgaggtaaagagagagagacaaagagagagagagagagagtagagtgTTTATATATTCTCTCATTCCACCCAGTGAGAGTGCCTGGGAACAGTGACAATccaatagcaatgagcacaccacgcactcagatcttggtttctaaataccattctccactaaCAGAAACAAAGGCTCTTTGGAGAAACGGCTGATTCCAGGGTTAGGAAAGTCTAAGATGAGAGTGGAACATCACATGGTGCCAGAGAGTGAGGACGTGCTCAAGAATAACAGGGACATGTCAAAAGAACACCGAAGCTAGCTTGATAGGACTCCCATGAGCTACGTCTGAACAAAGTtagcataaaaataataaaaaagggaTTCTAACCCAGGGAATATAAGAGAAATCCATGAGACCATACTGacataaagaaacaaatgaagagaTTTAAAGATTCATGAGTGGGATGAAGATAACATAGTACCAAAGTACCTCcgcagaaaatatttattaattactacAGGAAAAAGTAACTTTACTGTGCCGAATCCTGGCAGACACTCTCTCAATCAAGTGATCAAAATTAGTATCATGTGAAACGGGTTAACACCTGTCCCTGTAATGGGACAAACTGACACCAAGTCCTACCTGACTGGATACGAGGAGGAGAACAAGCATCAGGTCTATGGTATTCCTACCAAAGATGCATAACCTGAATGTGATCATGCAAAAAcagcagacaaacccaaactgagggacatgctACAAAACTGGGGCTCATGGAGCAGCATGTTCTCAATTGACCCTCAAATGGCTGAGAATAAAAAACATATTTGTACCGTACCTGGGGACTTTTCTTTAGGTTtgagattatttcaaaatttaaaaattaataatgccAAGAGTTACCTTGCGTCACCGTAGATTTGACGGAAGGCAAGTGTCAAGACGGCATCAAGATCTGGATGGACCAAGCTAAACACCAACAATTACATGTGAGGGTAATACTTCTTCAATGATCTCTGGTGAAGGACCAGTTTCTTCCCCTCAATCCATTGTGGAccaatacttttaaaaaacatgaaatccaCAATTGGATCTGAAAAACAATATCAAATTGCTACAAGAGTTTTCAAATGCCTCAATGTCTGTATCTATCTCAGCATGGACCAGGAACAAACAGTCATGGACTAGTGTGGACTACACTTTGAACAGCCCTTCTCTATGGTAGGATGAGCAGATCCCCAACTGCCATCACACacaaatgggaaataaaaaatattggtcTCGCTGTAATCTATAGTAATTGGATTGGTAACTGGTAATTACTGGTAGCTTCAGTAATTACTACTATAATTAACATCAACCATCTATCTAAAGTATTCAAGATAGGGACTGCTCAGGCAATGGGAGGGGATTAAAGACTTGCCTTTATGTATAGTAACCAACTTCTCTATATGAGGCACAGGACAAGAATGAGGAAGACCACTGCTGATTGCAAAGCAATTGCTTTGTCGTGATTTAAAGGAAGACAAACCCAATCATATAGAAGATGGACAAAAACATCTATGGGTCAATCTGCAACACCAGGTCATGACTGTCATTGCTGGGGAGGGATCCAGCATTCAGAAGGGCTTAGTAGGACACATCTCCCAAATCAGATGGGTTTGATTTAACTACAGATACTGATGGTCAAGCTACTGACTCCAACACATCCACACAGGGTCCACACAAACTGGGAGTGTGCTGCACACGACCCCTCCCTCCGCTAAGAGGCAGCTCCTTCAAATAAAAGAGAACAATTCTCTGTGCTAAACTAAGACCAGAGCAGAACGATCCTCTGCATGGAAATGGCAAACACAGTGCAGGCTCAAGGTTCTTTCAGAGGACACTGTGACACTCCTGTTGCACATCCCCAAATGCTGAAATCTTCACGCCAGTGTCCCCTGACACTTATTTCAGCCACACACAGAGAAGGCTCCACATTGAAACCTGTAAGCTAGAATCAACAACGTGATTTCTGCAGCATCTGTCTCCCGGCCGCGGCACCTCACTTACCTGGGGCGGTTTTATAGCATGGAGTTCGGGAGGGCAGCGATGGGGCGTTCTTTGCCCTGGGGCTCTGGGTACTCTGCAAGACTTGTCTCTGCCTCTTcagctcctcttctctttcctgggCTGCTCGAATCTCTTCTTCAATCATGGACAAAGTCCGCTGCTTCCTTGACCTCAGCTTGAAGGGCCCAACCATCACATCAGATTCTTGAGTGGCCAGGAGCGAGGCCGTGCTTCTCAGCTCAGCTGCCTCCGAATACTTGCTGAAATAGCTCCCTTCTGGTCTGGTCTCCTCCATGTTTATTGGGCCACTGGGCTGCACTACTGTCAGCGGCTGGGAGGGCCCTCTTTCCCTGAGCGCTCTGTCTTCAGCAGGCAGAATCTTTGGTAATACATCCCTTTTCTCTTGAACGGGAGAGGACACTTGGGGTGGCTCAAACATGCTCTGAGCCTTCTCTGAGCTGGAAGCCCCAGACTCAGCTTCCTCTGGAGTTGCTTCAGGTCCCTGCTGTTCAGCTCCACCATTTATTTCAGACGCAGCTCTATCCACTTGCTCAGCTATGGCTTGTTGAATGGCATTCTGCACCAGGAGACCAGCCTGATATTCCAAGGGGTCGTCAACCGATGGAGAGTCTCCCAGCGTGGAACAAGGGGAATAGAAACCATGATCACTAAAAGACTTGGAGACACCTTCTCCCCGGCCCTCGGAGGGGTTGTCAGTTTGGGGAGTCTGGGGCAGAGAAAAATCAGCCAGGGAATTTTCCTGGAGGGCATTGGTTGTCTCATTGGAGGCCCCACTGTCACTGATGTTGTCCATGCTGAAATCATTGGACAGGGTCTCCAAGACAGTGGTATCCTGGGACCTTACCGACAACTCATCCAAACCAGAGTCCAGCTCCTCTTGGGTCAAAGAGACATTGACTGACCTTGAAAACTGATCCAAAATCCCAGCGTCATCATCCTTGACCACCGTGAGGACGGCCCGGGCACTCGTGAACTCTCCATCCTCTGCCCACAATTTGGATAAGGGCCCGCGTTTGGAGGGCTCACTATAGGGCCCTTCCTTCCCCTGAGGAGTTGCGCTGCCCTGGCCTCCTCCCGAAGACTGGGTCTCCATGGCACAGCTGGCTTTCTGCCCCTTGGCTGCCGATGTGCCATTGTCTTCTGAAGGTCCCCTGGCAGAAGCTGGTCTcgagagagtcagtggcctgtcTGAGTTGATGGACCCCAGAGGCCTGTAGAAGGGCTTGACAGAGAAGAGCCTGGGCGTACTCTGGCCCTTGGCTACTGTTTGCCTGGAATTCTCCATCAGCTGGAACTGTTTGCGAGCAGCAGAGAAATCTATCTGCTCCGTGACGATGTCCTCCTTCATGTTCTCAGTCATGCTCGAACGTTCACGAGAGGATGCAGGGGCTGGGCAGAGCTGTGgtgggggctgctgctgctgctgctgctgctgctgctgctgctgctgttgctgttgcATGAGCAACTGCTCCTGCTGCGCCCTTCTCTCCTTGCGCTCCTTGTACTTTTTGTGCGACTCCAGATGTTCCTCGTCCAGCTGCTCCTCGATGGTCTTTTCCTGGGGAGGATTCCACCATTTTGCTGCAATGCCAGGGTTCTTTTTCACGGCCTGGCTCCGGATgagttctctcctttccttttccagctcTAGCATCTCTTCTGAGGGCCTCACTTTTCTGACACAGTATTGTTCTTTCTCGCTCTCATCGTCCTCAAAGAGTTTGGAGGGCTTCTTGTCCTCATGGAAGGCACGTAGCTCAAACTTGGCTTCCTTCTTCAGCGTGGTGAGCGTGAACTCCCCATCTCGGGATGAACACCGGGAGCTGGTGGAGGAGCTGGGGCTCACGGGGGCCTGCAGGCTGTCCCCCAGCACATCTCTGGGCTGGTCAGGGGAGTGGCCATTTGCTCTTCCACCCTCTGCCATTGTGGCAGAGTTGCTTTTACTGAGCTCAATGTGAGGAAGTGCCTGCCTGCTAGCTGCTCTCTCAGTGGGTTCCGGCTGACTGGCTGTGTGGGCAGGTGGGCTTAAGCTGCCCACCAGGATGGCTGCTCCAGGCTCCGGGGAGGACGTGCCGTTGTAAGTTCCGTCCACAGCAGAATCACAGCAGTTGGCCTCCAGTACCTCGTCTAGATATCGGATCTCTCTGGCGACATCATTATCCAGAGATTCGTGGTGATCAGCGAGGAGGCCATTGTGCGGGGGCGAGTAGAAAGGCGAGGGGTGGTCAATGGAATGTAGGGTAGACGTGATTCCAGGAACACCTTTACATTCTGCAACAGAGACCTCAATTTCCATGTTTTTGTGGTCTGGGGGAAGAGAGCTGGGAGCAGGCTGCAGGGGGTTGGCACTGcagctgtctctctccctttttagCCGGATATCATCCTCAGAAAGCTGGGGGGGCTTctggaataaagagaaaacaagtcaTGGTCAGATACTAAATGTCTTATGGATGTGAACCCTGGGAAATTAACTGATAACTaactggaaagaaaatggaaacaacaatgaCAAGTTCTTCCGAATAGAGATTTCCCTTCCAATAATCCTTCACATATGGATTTTGTTGTTGTAATGGGGACCTAAACCTCTTGATTTTACAGATTCCATTTTGTTTACTGGGTGTCCAGGGAACTTTCAATAGATGCtagtcccatttttaaatttaaacattaagTTAAGACTCCAATCATCTGAAGACATTGCTCAAATATCTCCTAAAGTGGAAGAGACTTCCAATGTACCAGAATCTTCCAAAATACTTCGTAGCAAACTACTGCAGGAATGTAATAGGACTATTTGTGTGGCCCTGACTATAAAAAGTGGTCCTTTTGTATGAACAAATCTTGAAAGCATACGATTCTCTGCCAGATGTAATGCAATTATTCTGGAGACAACTTTTTGGAAACTTTTGGACAGTTCTTCCAAAGTAAAATACGGGAAAACAGTAGATTCCTTCAGTGGCCCCTTAAAGAATACAGTGCCCCACTGCCATGGCTGTAATTGACTGTGTGCGTTACATACACCATAACCAAAGTCACTGACTGCACAGTTCTGTTCTCCAGACTCCATCGAAACAATACTCCTTAGCTAAGGAGTGAGTGTTGCTTTGAAAAGCTAGTGGCCAGCAGCACCCTCCTCTCTAGTTCCTAAAAGATTTTATGTATGATAGCTCCAATTTTGTGGTTCAATGAGAAAACCACATCTTCTTAACGTTTTTAAACGCATCATATTTTTTCATCAGTTATCAACCCATGTAATTTTGTTAGTTTGCCATTAGTAAGATTAATTTTCAAACTccaggatgatttttttttttcatacctAAGGACTCTGGTTGAACTCAGATAATTCAGTGGTAAACCAGGAGCTTAATCTGAGCTCCCCTCAAGGCGTTCACTAACACCTTGGTCAAGTTTGTTTCCCCATCTCAAGTCCATAGTGTGGCTGGTATTACTGACACAGTACAATGCAAAATCACACGACggcataattttcatttatttaagttttaGACAATTTTCAAGTTTTAGAACATAATATTAAAACACCACTTTAGGATGATTCTCAGGGGATTAATTTCAAAATCCCTCCAAGGAAAAGCGAATAACTATAGATTTGTTCACAAGACCTAGAAAAACATGGGAGTCCATCCTGTGTGCTCTGCGTCATTGTCAGAACATCGAAAAACTCTCATGGTTATCCACGAACTGAGGGGTTTCTTCACTGTTTGTTTTCCACATTCCTCTTTAGACTTAAATTGATCATGTAATATATATTCCTTCTTTAGCAATAGGCAACAATAATGAGTATTCCTTCTTTGTCAACACTTTCTGGTCTTGGATGATCTTCCAGTCTAAGTCTGGTTTTTGTCAAAATCTGGTACTTAATACCATTAATATTTAATTGCTTAATaccatttaatatttaatattaattgcATTAATAATAATTggtaatatctttattttatgtttgacCATCATTAACTAGTGGTTCTTTTATCTTTGGGATGAACTAAAGAGGCATGTCAAAGAAATTTTTACTGCCCTTTAGAAAACATTACCAAAACTTTCTTTCGTAAGACAATTGTCAGTAACTCCTATGTCATTAAgaattacagaaaatttgaatgCCTAACACTTATTGGCTGCCATTCAATTTCAAGAAAAGCTAGGTCAAAATTAGCCCACTGCTTGGCAAGTTATTCctggaataataataaataataataaataaataaataaataaataataaaataagaccAACAAAAAGAGATGGTGGTACTGAAAGTGAGAGTCAGATTATCCGCGACACTCCTACCCCCCAGGCTTCATTTGGCCAATGATTTACTGCTAATCTTCTTCATGGGAATAAGTAAAGTCTTTCTTCTATCCCTTTtggcttttgggggaaaaaaaggtagaAACAGTAGGAAGCTGCTAGGGCTGAAACGGTTAAAAATCACTGCTCTACTGAAACATAAAACACTTTGGAATAGTTGGCATGAGAGGAAAGAGGGCAATGTAACATTAAAGAAGCTGAAAGGCAAATAATTAATTCTATAGTTCATTTAGTCATTAATCCACTCATTAAGCATGCAGGAAGCTTAATCTGTGGAGCTGTAATGAGATTAGCAGTACGAATAAGCTCCAGGagacaacatttttttcttaacaaaaattgGATTAGCCAGACTTCCTAGAAACGCATGTCTATTTTAGCGTTTATGTAGCCAAAGTGAAAAACTCgcctatatttatatttatctcttGTAGATGCAAGTGACGGAGCCTATCTCCATAATATTTCCCAAAAACACTTTTTGGCTCCTTGCATCGGCTTTGTCTCTTTTTCCGGGACACTCTACAGTTCAGTGTTTGACGATAGACAAGAAGATGCCCTGCCAGCTTTTTTTTTAGAACTTAAACATTATATCAACTTTTTCCAAGACAGACTTTCTGAGCCAGCAACAACTgttccaatttaaaattttaaaagtctgagaATAGCATTTGACAGTACATTTTTGCAGTGTCAAGAGAAAAACTACCTTTAGCTCTGAGTCAGAAATAATGAGTCGCATTACTTATTCTCCTGTGATTGTCAAACTGAGATGTAAAAAATGCTAATGACTGGTTAAAAGTCAAAGTTTGGGGTCTCAGTGTTATTTGAGTTGATTCGTTTccaatacagtaaaaaaaaaatctagacactGGAGGGTATAAACAGTAAAGAGGCTTTTGCTTCCTGTTAGCGACATGGGGCTCCGTCCAGTTCTTTCCATAAATTCAGAAAATTCTTCCTGACACTCCATTCCATCTatcccagggagcagcagcactAAACTCGAATCAGGGTAGAAGTACTTAAAGGGATAAACAAGTCTACATTACTGATTCACAAGCTTGCACCAGAGGTCCTGAGTTTTTGTAAAGTTAGGTCAACGATTATAACAAAAGAGCAAATTCCTGAGTTCTATTCCCAGCAGGAGGAATTTACCTTCATGCAAGGTGGCCTGATGGGATCAAAGCCACCAGTAACTGTATCATCTAAATGGAAATGGGCTGGAAATCCCACAGTCTGGATTTGGCAGGAGTCTGGGCTTGGTATCATTAAATGATGTCTTGCTTAAACCAAGAAATGCTTATTGCTCCCTTTGAAGATAAGAAGTCCAGAATTTTCTCCATGCTTCAGATAAGGTGAACCTGATTCCAGATTCAGATAAAACGCACATTTATTAAATGGATTAGAAAATCCTTTCTGAAATAAACTATGTTCCAATGCAAAAAACAGGAAGGTATGAAAGAGCCATCAAACTGGGTTGTCAAAGGTCAGAGAAAAACTAGGATGCTAAGAGGCTTATGGGAAATCTTTGGATTGCCCCAGCTCACCCCCAGGTGGAGCCCTAACAGCATGGCACATAATACCTGTCGGCTTCCCAGAATAGCTAACAGCTGGTTGAGATGTCtactatttgctttaaaatacttggGCAGAGACAAAAAATATAGCTCTGTGTGTCTGAAATTCGTTTAAATGACATTCCAGGGGCCAACAGCCATCCGGTTGGGGAATATACACTCCAAGAGGGGTCAACCAGCATCTAATCAGAAACCCCACACTCCACAGGAGGCTTCCTTCCTCCAGTAGTTTCTCTCTTTCACTCCCACAGGCCCCCGAGGCTTTGCTAATCACACAATTAAGGGGAGAAATGGGTTTCATCAGTGAAATTGGTGGCTCGTCAATTAG
This window encodes:
- the PALM2AKAP2 gene encoding PALM2-AKAP2 fusion protein isoform X17 — translated: MEIEVSVAECKGVPGITSTLHSIDHPSPFYSPPHNGLLADHHESLDNDVAREIRYLDEVLEANCCDSAVDGTYNGTSSPEPGAAILVGSLSPPAHTASQPEPTERAASRQALPHIELSKSNSATMAEGGRANGHSPDQPRDVLGDSLQAPVSPSSSTSSRCSSRDGEFTLTTLKKEAKFELRAFHEDKKPSKLFEDDESEKEQYCVRKVRPSEEMLELEKERRELIRSQAVKKNPGIAAKWWNPPQEKTIEEQLDEEHLESHKKYKERKERRAQQEQLLMQQQQQQQQQQQQQQQQPPPQLCPAPASSRERSSMTENMKEDIVTEQIDFSAARKQFQLMENSRQTVAKGQSTPRLFSVKPFYRPLGSINSDRPLTLSRPASARGPSEDNGTSAAKGQKASCAMETQSSGGGQGSATPQGKEGPYSEPSKRGPLSKLWAEDGEFTSARAVLTVVKDDDAGILDQFSRSVNVSLTQEELDSGLDELSVRSQDTTVLETLSNDFSMDNISDSGASNETTNALQENSLADFSLPQTPQTDNPSEGRGEGVSKSFSDHGFYSPCSTLGDSPSVDDPLEYQAGLLVQNAIQQAIAEQVDRAASEINGGAEQQGPEATPEEAESGASSSEKAQSMFEPPQVSSPVQEKRDVLPKILPAEDRALRERGPSQPLTVVQPSGPINMEETRPEGSYFSKYSEAAELRSTASLLATQESDVMVGPFKLRSRKQRTLSMIEEEIRAAQEREEELKRQRQVLQSTQSPRAKNAPSLPSRTPCYKTAPGKIEKVKPPPSPTPEGPSLQPDLAPEEAAGSQRPKNLMQTLMEDYETHKSKRRERMDDSSYTSKLLSCKVTSEVLEATRVNRRKSVLALRWEAGIYANQEEEDNE
- the PALM2AKAP2 gene encoding PALM2-AKAP2 fusion protein isoform X5; translation: MAEAELHKERLQAIAEKRKRQTEIEGKRQELDEQILLLQHSKSKVLREKWLLQGIPAGTAEEEEARRRQSEEDEFRVKQLEDNIQRLEQEIQALESEESQISAKEQIILERLKETEKSFKDLQKSFSSTDGDAVNYISSQLPDLPLLCSPTAEPSPGQDGTSRAAAVYAMEINVETDKQTGETKILSTSTIGPEGVHQRGVKVYDDGTKVVYEVHSGGTIVENGVHKLSSKDVEELIQKAGQSSLRGGHVSERTVVADGSVSHPKEHMLCKEAKLEMVHKSRKDHTSGNPGQQTQAPSTEGPEAHLDQPVTMIFMGYQNIEDEEETKKVLGYDETIKAELVLIDEDDEKSLREKTVTDVSTIDGNAAELVSGRPVSDTTEPSSPEGKEESLATEPAPGVGWENVLLKGDDTTSDATETSSADMTIKKPPQLSEDDIRLKRERDSCSANPLQPAPSSLPPDHKNMEIEVSVAECKGVPGITSTLHSIDHPSPFYSPPHNGLLADHHESLDNDVAREIRYLDEVLEANCCDSAVDGTYNGTSSPEPGAAILVGSLSPPAHTASQPEPTERAASRQALPHIELSKSNSATMAEGGRANGHSPDQPRDVLGDSLQAPVSPSSSTSSRCSSRDGEFTLTTLKKEAKFELRAFHEDKKPSKLFEDDESEKEQYCVRKVRPSEEMLELEKERRELIRSQAVKKNPGIAAKWWNPPQEKTIEEQLDEEHLESHKKYKERKERRAQQEQLLMQQQQQQQQQQQQQQQQPPPQLCPAPASSRERSSMTENMKEDIVTEQIDFSAARKQFQLMENSRQTVAKGQSTPRLFSVKPFYRPLGSINSDRPLTLSRPASARGPSEDNGTSAAKGQKASCAMETQSSGGGQGSATPQGKEGPYSEPSKRGPLSKLWAEDGEFTSARAVLTVVKDDDAGILDQFSRSVNVSLTQEELDSGLDELSVRSQDTTVLETLSNDFSMDNISDSGASNETTNALQENSLADFSLPQTPQTDNPSEGRGEGVSKSFSDHGFYSPCSTLGDSPSVDDPLEYQAGLLVQNAIQQAIAEQVDRAASEINGGAEQQGPEATPEEAESGASSSEKAQSMFEPPQVSSPVQEKRDVLPKILPAEDRALRERGPSQPLTVVQPSGPINMEETRPEGSYFSKYSEAAELRSTASLLATQESDVMVGPFKLRSRKQRTLSMIEEEIRAAQEREEELKRQRQVLQSTQSPRAKNAPSLPSRTPCYKTAPGKIEKVKPPPSPTPEGPSLQPDLAPEEAAGSQRPKNLMQTLMEDYETHKSKRRERMDDSSYTSKLLSCKVTSEVLEATRVNRRKSVLALRWEAGIYANQEEEDNE